The Paenibacillus sp. FSL R7-0345 DNA segment TATCCCCGCATCCTAGAGCAACTATTATTGCAACTCTTTTACTCTTCACTCTTCACTCTTTACTCTTCCATCCGCTCCCCAAACTCCACCGCCCCACCGGCCGCCTCATACGCCTCTAATATCGAATCCAGCACCCCCGGAAACCGCTCATTCAGATCCTCTTCCCGCAGCGACAAAATGCGCTGGGTGCCCTGTGCCCGTGTATGCACAACACCTGATTCGCGCAGGGTTCGGGCGTGATGGGACAAGGTGGATTTGGCGATCGGTACCTTAAAGCTGTTGCAGGCCTGCTCGCCGTGCTTGCGGATTTCTGACACAACATATAAACGGATCGGATCGCTAAGCGCATACAAAACTGAAGCAAGCTGTATGTCCTTGCGGTCCGGATGATGGAGCAGCTTCATATATAAGACCCCTTTATAATAGAGATGATTATTTTGCATCTTCCTAATTGCATTTTACAACTTTGCATGCTATATTTCAATTGTTCGTAAGGAATCGAACTATTAAACAATAG contains these protein-coding regions:
- a CDS encoding helix-turn-helix domain-containing protein — translated: MKLLHHPDRKDIQLASVLYALSDPIRLYVVSEIRKHGEQACNSFKVPIAKSTLSHHARTLRESGVVHTRAQGTQRILSLREEDLNERFPGVLDSILEAYEAAGGAVEFGERMEE